From the genome of Triticum aestivum cultivar Chinese Spring chromosome 3B, IWGSC CS RefSeq v2.1, whole genome shotgun sequence, one region includes:
- the LOC123070250 gene encoding uncharacterized protein isoform X2 has protein sequence MPRSSRHRSSHRSHRRGGSAERSESEGEDAGAPGPREEAPPVARVPRDPEPERRRSSSAKELVSSGNGYSEHGKKRKDRVEETVVDVVSDRWNSGVCEDHLVEKRSKSEVFGPVDVEKLAEKPKASGDEPKRSSRRTAGSDERVEEVVSKSDSGKRRSEKEKEKDPGRRESSGQHKDDRDRDRERDREKEREREKEWERLKERERERGRDREREKEKEREREKEKERERERERDKERDRERERERDRERERERQKDRERDKKDYDSKNEKYEDGSARKNGSKTSRGEDEGYSYKRHVEINDTPAKERHSNPDRDRDRETDKHSRRKDDSEDKDKWPIDNRDSDDRKTLSRYDHGKVRSSKEQRFDDEKYKQKYKDDYERDKRQQDDKCLDERMIRDHGSDRVDYKSTKDGHRISEGHYRKDIVQDGDRYDEYGSRYKENRGRKRLPEENDDHYDLKTPSAREQRGNLEKSSGSGRLDSLIERARSEHRHQENVDSSPSKVHARTSPGSNPHHEKDQSWHGSKLADNTKREIQYDERSIRPRTSSGRERTPASRLRDRDTDNWSSERLKQKDDLQSRDIPLEISTSSQYDRTPRKDMHPSPKQLSDKSPSSNDQRFSGRLSGGRSLDNKGERSNLTKYRDRDGDLSLERSLHQDRTPSKIPYRESTPSASSISRGGHFSGTSPNRLLLPPARHRDDSSFLGSHDDDRRPQSGDRRFHAHQKRNDMNSGRGHGHAWNNAPSWPSQVANGFVPMQHGAPGFHPPVHQFHPPPMFNLRPQMKLSQTGVSYPMHDTVDRFSPHIRPFGWPNPLDESCPPHLQVWNGGTGVFGGEPYMYGRQEWDQNKLHVGSRGWEATGDALKGQNELADTEFPVAKKELDSLATPVSESSGGQCNLNPFEQKEANHLVSEKREAKGDVTSAVKSSDAPRGTTLMASMLSSNGTAVFSRNYLSRVSVSHDLVESELYKRCTSLLGDLGIANGGPDVVWNGSIQKNGNAGKISREQGSPNLLGLFYVKNNDATFQRAMALHKNQTERAVAPTQAQTDGKMDSTQENKEDTEMLDRTPLKELTVSNPVLHHRTGIFEGPPATTESGDVDSPPAITDSGDVNAPRAITESGDVDAPPVITESGDTEMVAPPGTAGPDEDMEVAASPSITEPDKNMEDVSPPAVAVPVDGPADDATGLIIEHIDGSQEVPSANEEPGDTVEVVPPAFTEQSGQVKDDPPSVATPNSGEADSMHAAVEKDMDEVTDDSPGDGEVNASNFVSELDVVASGAQDCEGFL, from the exons ATGCCCCGGAGCTCGCGCCACAGGTCGTCGCACCGGTCGCACAGGCGGGGCGGCTCGGCGGAGCGGTCGGAGTCTGAGGGCGAGGATGCTGGCGCCCCTGGCCCGCGGGAGGAGGCCCCGCCCGTGGCTAGGGTTCCGCGAGATCCCGAGCCAGAGAGGCGCAGATCGTCATCGGCCAAGGAGCTGGTGAGCTCGGGGAACGGCTACTCGGAGcacgggaagaagaggaaggatagGGTTGAGGAGACGGTGGTGGATGTGGTCAGCGACAGGTGGAACAGCGGCGTGTGTGAGGATCACTTGGTCGAGAAGAGGTCTAAGAGTGAGGTGTTTGGGCCCGTCGATGTGGAGAAGCTGGCGGAGAAGCCCAAGGCTTCAGGGGATGAGCCCAAGAGGTCAAGCAGACGGACGGCGGGATCGGATGAGAGGGTTGAGGAGGTTGTGTCCAAGAGTGATTCCGGGAAGCGGCGgtcggagaaggagaaggagaaggacccAGGGAGGAGGGAGAGTAGTGGGCAGCATAAGGATGACAGAGATAGGGATAGGGAGAGAGATAGAGAAAAGGAGAGGGAAAGGGAGAAAGAATGGGAGAGactgaaggagagagagagggaaaggggccgggacagagagagggagaaggagaaggaaagagaacgggagaaggagaaggagagagaACGGGAGAGGGAGCGGGATAAAGAGCGTGACAGGGAACGAGAGCGGGAGCGTGACAGGGAACGGGAGCGTGAGAGGCAAAAGGAtagggagagggacaagaaagactACGATTCCAAGAATGAGAAGTATGAAGATGGCAGTGCCAGGAAGAATGGCTCGAAGACTAGTAGAGGGGAGGATGAGGGTTACTCATACAAGAGACACGTAGAGATCAATG ATACTCCAGCTAAAGAGAGACACAGTAACCCCGATAGGGATAGGGATAGGGAGACTGATAAACACAGCCGACGAAAAGACGACTCGGAAGACAAAGATAAGTGGCCAATTGACAATAGAGACAGTGATGACAGGAAGACTCTGTCCAGGTATGATCATGGGAAGGTTAGGAGCTCTAAGGAACAAAGGTTTGATGATGAGAAGTATAAACAGAAGTACAAGGATGATTATGAAAGGGATAAGAGACAGCAAGATGACAAGTGTCTGGATGAGCGCATGATCCGAGATCATGGAAGTGACAGGGTTGATTACAAGAGCACAAAAGATGGGCACCGAATTTCAGAGGGCCATTACAGAAAAGATATAGTTCAAGACGGTGATCGTTATGATGAGTATGGCAGTAGGTACAAGGAAAATAGAGGTAGAAAAAGACTTCCTGAGGAAAATGATGACCATTATGATCTGAAAACTCCAAGCGCACGGGAGCAACGTGGAAATTTGGAAAAATCTTCAGGCAGTGGGCGACTCGATTCTCTGATTGAGAGAGCAAGGTCTGAACATAGACATCAAGAAAATGTTGATTCTAGTCCGAGTAAAGTCCATGCAAGAACTTCGCCTGGCTCAAATCCTCATCATGAAAAAGATCAAAGCTG GCATGGATCTAAACTGGCAGATAATACAAAGAGAGAGATACAATATGATGAAAGAAGTATTCGACCAAGGACATCCTCAGGGAGAGAACGGACACCTGCTTCTAGACTGCGTGACAGGGATACTGACAATTGGTCTTCGGAAAGGCTCAAACAGAAGGATGATCTCCAGTCACGTGACATACCATTGGAAATTTCTACATCGTCACAATATGATCGAACACCAAGGAAAGATATGCATCCTTCACCAAAACAGCTATCTGATAAATCCCCATCTTCAAACGACCAAAGGTTTTCAGGTAGGCTTAGCGGTGGCCGTAGTCTTGATAACAAAGGGGAAAGGAGCAACCTGACTAAATATAGAGATCGGGATGGTGATTTATCCTTAGAACGGTCACTTCATCAAGATCGAACACCATCTAAAATTCCATACAGAGAATCAACACCCTCTGCATCATCCATAAGCAGAGGTGGGCATTTTTCAGGCACTTCTCCAAATCGTCTACTGCTGCCACCTGCGAGGCACAGAGATGATTCTTCCTTCTTGGGTTCACATGATGATGACCGTAGACCGCAAAGTGGAGATAGGAGGTTCCATGCCCATCAGAAGAGGAATGATATGAATTCTGGACGCGGCCATGGGCATGCCTGGAATAATGCACCGAGCTGGCCATCTCAAGTTGCAAATGGTTTTGTCCCCATGCAGCATGGTGCTCCTGGATTTCACCCACCTGTACATCAGTTTCACCCCCCACCTATGTTTAACCTTAGGCCCCAAATGAAGTTGAGCCAAACTGGAGTTTCATATCCTATGCATGACACCGTTGACAGGTTTTCGCCCCACATTCGCCCATTTGGGTGGCCTAATCCGCTCGATGAATCATGCCCCCCTCACCTACAAGTTTGGAATGGGGGCACTGGTGTATTTGGTGGTGAACCTTATATGTATGGCAGGCAAGAATGGGATCAGAACAAGCTGCATGTCGGCAGCAGAGGGTGGGAGGCAACTGGTGATGCATTGAAGGGACAAAATGAATTGGCTGACACTGAATTTCCTGTTGCTAAAAAGGAGCTTGACTCTTTAGCAACCCCTGTTTCAGAGTCTTCAGGTGGACAATGCAATCTTAATCCTTTTGAGCAGAAAGAAGCAAACCATTTGGTTTCAGAAAAACGTGAAGCAAAGGGTGATGTCACAAGTGCTGTAAAAAGTTCTGATGCTCCCAGGGGAACAACACTCATGGCCTCCATGTTGTCAAGCAACGGTACTGCAGTATTTTCTAGAAACTATTTATCGAGAGTTAGTGTGTCGCATGATCTTGTTGAGTCGGAGTTGTACAAAAGGTGCACATCTCTGCTGGGAGACTTGGGCATAGCAAATGGTGGCCCTGATGTTGTTTGGAATGGCTCTATTCAG AAGAATGGAAATGCTGGAAAGATAAGTAGAGAACAGGGAAGCCCCAATCTGTTGGGTTTATTTTATGTGAAGAACAACGATGCAACTTTTCAG AGAGCTATGGCCCTTCACAAGAATCAGACAGAGAGAGCTGTGGCTCCTACCCAAGCGCAAACTGATGGGAAAATGGACTCAACACAAGAGAATAAGGAGGACACAGAAATGCTTGACCGTACTCCACTGAAGGAATTGACGGTGAGTAACCCTGTCTTGCACCACCGTACTGGCATTTTTGAAGGGCCACCTGCAACTACAGAATCTGGTGATGTGGATTCACCTCCAGCAATCACAGACTCTGGTGATGTGAATGCTCCTCGAGCAATCACAGAATCTGGCGATGTGGATGCACCTCCAGTAATCACTGAATCTGGTGACACGGAGATGGTGGCACCTCCTGGAACCGCAGGTCCTGATGAAGATATGGAGGTGGCTGCCTCTCCATCAATCACAGAACCTGATAAAAACATGGAGGATGTGTCACCACCTGCAGTTGCCGTACCCGTGGATGGCCCAGCAGATGATGCAACAGGATTAATCATAGAACATATTGATGGCTCGCAGGAGGTTCCTTCAGCAAATGAAGAGCCAGGTGATACTGTAGAGGTTGTGCCTCCAGCGTTCACAGAACAATCTGGCCAAGTCAAGGATGATCCTCCTTCTGTGGCTACTCCTAACAGTGGAGAGGCTGACTCCATGCATGCAGCAGTTGAAAAAGATATGGATGAGGTTACTGATGACAGCCCTGGGGATGGTGAAGTGAATGCATCTAACTTTGTTTCGGAGTTGGATGTTGTTGCAAGTGGCGCTCAGGATTGTGAAG
- the LOC123070250 gene encoding uncharacterized protein isoform X1: MPRSSRHRSSHRSHRRGGSAERSESEGEDAGAPGPREEAPPVARVPRDPEPERRRSSSAKELVSSGNGYSEHGKKRKDRVEETVVDVVSDRWNSGVCEDHLVEKRSKSEVFGPVDVEKLAEKPKASGDEPKRSSRRTAGSDERVEEVVSKSDSGKRRSEKEKEKDPGRRESSGQHKDDRDRDRERDREKEREREKEWERLKERERERGRDREREKEKEREREKEKERERERERDKERDRERERERDRERERERQKDRERDKKDYDSKNEKYEDGSARKNGSKTSRGEDEGYSYKRHVEINDTPAKERHSNPDRDRDRETDKHSRRKDDSEDKDKWPIDNRDSDDRKTLSRYDHGKVRSSKEQRFDDEKYKQKYKDDYERDKRQQDDKCLDERMIRDHGSDRVDYKSTKDGHRISEGHYRKDIVQDGDRYDEYGSRYKENRGRKRLPEENDDHYDLKTPSAREQRGNLEKSSGSGRLDSLIERARSEHRHQENVDSSPSKVHARTSPGSNPHHEKDQSWHGSKLADNTKREIQYDERSIRPRTSSGRERTPASRLRDRDTDNWSSERLKQKDDLQSRDIPLEISTSSQYDRTPRKDMHPSPKQLSDKSPSSNDQRFSGRLSGGRSLDNKGERSNLTKYRDRDGDLSLERSLHQDRTPSKIPYRESTPSASSISRGGHFSGTSPNRLLLPPARHRDDSSFLGSHDDDRRPQSGDRRFHAHQKRNDMNSGRGHGHAWNNAPSWPSQVANGFVPMQHGAPGFHPPVHQFHPPPMFNLRPQMKLSQTGVSYPMHDTVDRFSPHIRPFGWPNPLDESCPPHLQVWNGGTGVFGGEPYMYGRQEWDQNKLHVGSRGWEATGDALKGQNELADTEFPVAKKELDSLATPVSESSGGQCNLNPFEQKEANHLVSEKREAKGDVTSAVKSSDAPRGTTLMASMLSSNGTAVFSRNYLSRVSVSHDLVESELYKRCTSLLGDLGIANGGPDVVWNGSIQKNGNAGKISREQGSPNLLGLFYVKNNDATFQRAMALHKNQTERAVAPTQAQTDGKMDSTQENKEDTEMLDRTPLKELTVSNPVLHHRTGIFEGPPATTESGDVDSPPAITDSGDVNAPRAITESGDVDAPPVITESGDTEMVAPPGTAGPDEDMEVAASPSITEPDKNMEDVSPPAVAVPVDGPADDATGLIIEHIDGSQEVPSANEEPGDTVEVVPPAFTEQSGQVKDDPPSVATPNSGEADSMHAAVEKDMDEVTDDSPGDGEVNASNFVSELDVVASGAQDCEGVLVEGRVNLSRIPNSPESTH; encoded by the exons ATGCCCCGGAGCTCGCGCCACAGGTCGTCGCACCGGTCGCACAGGCGGGGCGGCTCGGCGGAGCGGTCGGAGTCTGAGGGCGAGGATGCTGGCGCCCCTGGCCCGCGGGAGGAGGCCCCGCCCGTGGCTAGGGTTCCGCGAGATCCCGAGCCAGAGAGGCGCAGATCGTCATCGGCCAAGGAGCTGGTGAGCTCGGGGAACGGCTACTCGGAGcacgggaagaagaggaaggatagGGTTGAGGAGACGGTGGTGGATGTGGTCAGCGACAGGTGGAACAGCGGCGTGTGTGAGGATCACTTGGTCGAGAAGAGGTCTAAGAGTGAGGTGTTTGGGCCCGTCGATGTGGAGAAGCTGGCGGAGAAGCCCAAGGCTTCAGGGGATGAGCCCAAGAGGTCAAGCAGACGGACGGCGGGATCGGATGAGAGGGTTGAGGAGGTTGTGTCCAAGAGTGATTCCGGGAAGCGGCGgtcggagaaggagaaggagaaggacccAGGGAGGAGGGAGAGTAGTGGGCAGCATAAGGATGACAGAGATAGGGATAGGGAGAGAGATAGAGAAAAGGAGAGGGAAAGGGAGAAAGAATGGGAGAGactgaaggagagagagagggaaaggggccgggacagagagagggagaaggagaaggaaagagaacgggagaaggagaaggagagagaACGGGAGAGGGAGCGGGATAAAGAGCGTGACAGGGAACGAGAGCGGGAGCGTGACAGGGAACGGGAGCGTGAGAGGCAAAAGGAtagggagagggacaagaaagactACGATTCCAAGAATGAGAAGTATGAAGATGGCAGTGCCAGGAAGAATGGCTCGAAGACTAGTAGAGGGGAGGATGAGGGTTACTCATACAAGAGACACGTAGAGATCAATG ATACTCCAGCTAAAGAGAGACACAGTAACCCCGATAGGGATAGGGATAGGGAGACTGATAAACACAGCCGACGAAAAGACGACTCGGAAGACAAAGATAAGTGGCCAATTGACAATAGAGACAGTGATGACAGGAAGACTCTGTCCAGGTATGATCATGGGAAGGTTAGGAGCTCTAAGGAACAAAGGTTTGATGATGAGAAGTATAAACAGAAGTACAAGGATGATTATGAAAGGGATAAGAGACAGCAAGATGACAAGTGTCTGGATGAGCGCATGATCCGAGATCATGGAAGTGACAGGGTTGATTACAAGAGCACAAAAGATGGGCACCGAATTTCAGAGGGCCATTACAGAAAAGATATAGTTCAAGACGGTGATCGTTATGATGAGTATGGCAGTAGGTACAAGGAAAATAGAGGTAGAAAAAGACTTCCTGAGGAAAATGATGACCATTATGATCTGAAAACTCCAAGCGCACGGGAGCAACGTGGAAATTTGGAAAAATCTTCAGGCAGTGGGCGACTCGATTCTCTGATTGAGAGAGCAAGGTCTGAACATAGACATCAAGAAAATGTTGATTCTAGTCCGAGTAAAGTCCATGCAAGAACTTCGCCTGGCTCAAATCCTCATCATGAAAAAGATCAAAGCTG GCATGGATCTAAACTGGCAGATAATACAAAGAGAGAGATACAATATGATGAAAGAAGTATTCGACCAAGGACATCCTCAGGGAGAGAACGGACACCTGCTTCTAGACTGCGTGACAGGGATACTGACAATTGGTCTTCGGAAAGGCTCAAACAGAAGGATGATCTCCAGTCACGTGACATACCATTGGAAATTTCTACATCGTCACAATATGATCGAACACCAAGGAAAGATATGCATCCTTCACCAAAACAGCTATCTGATAAATCCCCATCTTCAAACGACCAAAGGTTTTCAGGTAGGCTTAGCGGTGGCCGTAGTCTTGATAACAAAGGGGAAAGGAGCAACCTGACTAAATATAGAGATCGGGATGGTGATTTATCCTTAGAACGGTCACTTCATCAAGATCGAACACCATCTAAAATTCCATACAGAGAATCAACACCCTCTGCATCATCCATAAGCAGAGGTGGGCATTTTTCAGGCACTTCTCCAAATCGTCTACTGCTGCCACCTGCGAGGCACAGAGATGATTCTTCCTTCTTGGGTTCACATGATGATGACCGTAGACCGCAAAGTGGAGATAGGAGGTTCCATGCCCATCAGAAGAGGAATGATATGAATTCTGGACGCGGCCATGGGCATGCCTGGAATAATGCACCGAGCTGGCCATCTCAAGTTGCAAATGGTTTTGTCCCCATGCAGCATGGTGCTCCTGGATTTCACCCACCTGTACATCAGTTTCACCCCCCACCTATGTTTAACCTTAGGCCCCAAATGAAGTTGAGCCAAACTGGAGTTTCATATCCTATGCATGACACCGTTGACAGGTTTTCGCCCCACATTCGCCCATTTGGGTGGCCTAATCCGCTCGATGAATCATGCCCCCCTCACCTACAAGTTTGGAATGGGGGCACTGGTGTATTTGGTGGTGAACCTTATATGTATGGCAGGCAAGAATGGGATCAGAACAAGCTGCATGTCGGCAGCAGAGGGTGGGAGGCAACTGGTGATGCATTGAAGGGACAAAATGAATTGGCTGACACTGAATTTCCTGTTGCTAAAAAGGAGCTTGACTCTTTAGCAACCCCTGTTTCAGAGTCTTCAGGTGGACAATGCAATCTTAATCCTTTTGAGCAGAAAGAAGCAAACCATTTGGTTTCAGAAAAACGTGAAGCAAAGGGTGATGTCACAAGTGCTGTAAAAAGTTCTGATGCTCCCAGGGGAACAACACTCATGGCCTCCATGTTGTCAAGCAACGGTACTGCAGTATTTTCTAGAAACTATTTATCGAGAGTTAGTGTGTCGCATGATCTTGTTGAGTCGGAGTTGTACAAAAGGTGCACATCTCTGCTGGGAGACTTGGGCATAGCAAATGGTGGCCCTGATGTTGTTTGGAATGGCTCTATTCAG AAGAATGGAAATGCTGGAAAGATAAGTAGAGAACAGGGAAGCCCCAATCTGTTGGGTTTATTTTATGTGAAGAACAACGATGCAACTTTTCAG AGAGCTATGGCCCTTCACAAGAATCAGACAGAGAGAGCTGTGGCTCCTACCCAAGCGCAAACTGATGGGAAAATGGACTCAACACAAGAGAATAAGGAGGACACAGAAATGCTTGACCGTACTCCACTGAAGGAATTGACGGTGAGTAACCCTGTCTTGCACCACCGTACTGGCATTTTTGAAGGGCCACCTGCAACTACAGAATCTGGTGATGTGGATTCACCTCCAGCAATCACAGACTCTGGTGATGTGAATGCTCCTCGAGCAATCACAGAATCTGGCGATGTGGATGCACCTCCAGTAATCACTGAATCTGGTGACACGGAGATGGTGGCACCTCCTGGAACCGCAGGTCCTGATGAAGATATGGAGGTGGCTGCCTCTCCATCAATCACAGAACCTGATAAAAACATGGAGGATGTGTCACCACCTGCAGTTGCCGTACCCGTGGATGGCCCAGCAGATGATGCAACAGGATTAATCATAGAACATATTGATGGCTCGCAGGAGGTTCCTTCAGCAAATGAAGAGCCAGGTGATACTGTAGAGGTTGTGCCTCCAGCGTTCACAGAACAATCTGGCCAAGTCAAGGATGATCCTCCTTCTGTGGCTACTCCTAACAGTGGAGAGGCTGACTCCATGCATGCAGCAGTTGAAAAAGATATGGATGAGGTTACTGATGACAGCCCTGGGGATGGTGAAGTGAATGCATCTAACTTTGTTTCGGAGTTGGATGTTGTTGCAAGTGGCGCTCAGGATTGTGAAGGTGTGTTGGTGGAGGGTAGGGTAAATTTAAGTCGGATACCTAATTCTCCAGAAAGTACACATTGA
- the LOC123070250 gene encoding zinc finger CCCH domain-containing protein 13 isoform X3, whose amino-acid sequence MPRSSRHRSSHRSHRRGGSAERSESEGEDAGAPGPREEAPPVARVPRDPEPERRRSSSAKELVSSGNGYSEHGKKRKDRVEETVVDVVSDRWNSGVCEDHLVEKRSKSEVFGPVDVEKLAEKPKASGDEPKRSSRRTAGSDERVEEVVSKSDSGKRRSEKEKEKDPGRRESSGQHKDDRDRDRERDREKEREREKEWERLKERERERGRDREREKEKEREREKEKERERERERDKERDRERERERDRERERERQKDRERDKKDYDSKNEKYEDGSARKNGSKTSRGEDEGYSYKRHVEINDTPAKERHSNPDRDRDRETDKHSRRKDDSEDKDKWPIDNRDSDDRKTLSRYDHGKVRSSKEQRFDDEKYKQKYKDDYERDKRQQDDKCLDERMIRDHGSDRVDYKSTKDGHRISEGHYRKDIVQDGDRYDEYGSRYKENRGRKRLPEENDDHYDLKTPSAREQRGNLEKSSGSGRLDSLIERARSEHRHQENVDSSPSKVHARTSPGSNPHHEKDQSWHGSKLADNTKREIQYDERSIRPRTSSGRERTPASRLRDRDTDNWSSERLKQKDDLQSRDIPLEISTSSQYDRTPRKDMHPSPKQLSDKSPSSNDQRFSGRLSGGRSLDNKGERSNLTKYRDRDGDLSLERSLHQDRTPSKIPYRESTPSASSISRGGHFSGTSPNRLLLPPARHRDDSSFLGSHDDDRRPQSGDRRFHAHQKRNDMNSGRGHGHAWNNAPSWPSQVANGFVPMQHGAPGFHPPVHQFHPPPMFNLRPQMKLSQTGVSYPMHDTVDRFSPHIRPFGWPNPLDESCPPHLQVWNGGTGVFGGEPYMYGRQEWDQNKLHVGSRGWEATGDALKGQNELADTEFPVAKKELDSLATPVSESSGGQCNLNPFEQKEANHLVSEKREAKGDVTSAVKSSDAPRGTTLMASMLSSNGTAVFSRNYLSRVSVSHDLVESELYKRCTSLLGDLGIANGGPDVVWNGSIQKNGNAGKISREQGSPNLLGLFYVKNNDATFQRAMALHKNQTERAVAPTQAQTDGKMDSTQENKEDTEMLDRTPLKELTGFFEF is encoded by the exons ATGCCCCGGAGCTCGCGCCACAGGTCGTCGCACCGGTCGCACAGGCGGGGCGGCTCGGCGGAGCGGTCGGAGTCTGAGGGCGAGGATGCTGGCGCCCCTGGCCCGCGGGAGGAGGCCCCGCCCGTGGCTAGGGTTCCGCGAGATCCCGAGCCAGAGAGGCGCAGATCGTCATCGGCCAAGGAGCTGGTGAGCTCGGGGAACGGCTACTCGGAGcacgggaagaagaggaaggatagGGTTGAGGAGACGGTGGTGGATGTGGTCAGCGACAGGTGGAACAGCGGCGTGTGTGAGGATCACTTGGTCGAGAAGAGGTCTAAGAGTGAGGTGTTTGGGCCCGTCGATGTGGAGAAGCTGGCGGAGAAGCCCAAGGCTTCAGGGGATGAGCCCAAGAGGTCAAGCAGACGGACGGCGGGATCGGATGAGAGGGTTGAGGAGGTTGTGTCCAAGAGTGATTCCGGGAAGCGGCGgtcggagaaggagaaggagaaggacccAGGGAGGAGGGAGAGTAGTGGGCAGCATAAGGATGACAGAGATAGGGATAGGGAGAGAGATAGAGAAAAGGAGAGGGAAAGGGAGAAAGAATGGGAGAGactgaaggagagagagagggaaaggggccgggacagagagagggagaaggagaaggaaagagaacgggagaaggagaaggagagagaACGGGAGAGGGAGCGGGATAAAGAGCGTGACAGGGAACGAGAGCGGGAGCGTGACAGGGAACGGGAGCGTGAGAGGCAAAAGGAtagggagagggacaagaaagactACGATTCCAAGAATGAGAAGTATGAAGATGGCAGTGCCAGGAAGAATGGCTCGAAGACTAGTAGAGGGGAGGATGAGGGTTACTCATACAAGAGACACGTAGAGATCAATG ATACTCCAGCTAAAGAGAGACACAGTAACCCCGATAGGGATAGGGATAGGGAGACTGATAAACACAGCCGACGAAAAGACGACTCGGAAGACAAAGATAAGTGGCCAATTGACAATAGAGACAGTGATGACAGGAAGACTCTGTCCAGGTATGATCATGGGAAGGTTAGGAGCTCTAAGGAACAAAGGTTTGATGATGAGAAGTATAAACAGAAGTACAAGGATGATTATGAAAGGGATAAGAGACAGCAAGATGACAAGTGTCTGGATGAGCGCATGATCCGAGATCATGGAAGTGACAGGGTTGATTACAAGAGCACAAAAGATGGGCACCGAATTTCAGAGGGCCATTACAGAAAAGATATAGTTCAAGACGGTGATCGTTATGATGAGTATGGCAGTAGGTACAAGGAAAATAGAGGTAGAAAAAGACTTCCTGAGGAAAATGATGACCATTATGATCTGAAAACTCCAAGCGCACGGGAGCAACGTGGAAATTTGGAAAAATCTTCAGGCAGTGGGCGACTCGATTCTCTGATTGAGAGAGCAAGGTCTGAACATAGACATCAAGAAAATGTTGATTCTAGTCCGAGTAAAGTCCATGCAAGAACTTCGCCTGGCTCAAATCCTCATCATGAAAAAGATCAAAGCTG GCATGGATCTAAACTGGCAGATAATACAAAGAGAGAGATACAATATGATGAAAGAAGTATTCGACCAAGGACATCCTCAGGGAGAGAACGGACACCTGCTTCTAGACTGCGTGACAGGGATACTGACAATTGGTCTTCGGAAAGGCTCAAACAGAAGGATGATCTCCAGTCACGTGACATACCATTGGAAATTTCTACATCGTCACAATATGATCGAACACCAAGGAAAGATATGCATCCTTCACCAAAACAGCTATCTGATAAATCCCCATCTTCAAACGACCAAAGGTTTTCAGGTAGGCTTAGCGGTGGCCGTAGTCTTGATAACAAAGGGGAAAGGAGCAACCTGACTAAATATAGAGATCGGGATGGTGATTTATCCTTAGAACGGTCACTTCATCAAGATCGAACACCATCTAAAATTCCATACAGAGAATCAACACCCTCTGCATCATCCATAAGCAGAGGTGGGCATTTTTCAGGCACTTCTCCAAATCGTCTACTGCTGCCACCTGCGAGGCACAGAGATGATTCTTCCTTCTTGGGTTCACATGATGATGACCGTAGACCGCAAAGTGGAGATAGGAGGTTCCATGCCCATCAGAAGAGGAATGATATGAATTCTGGACGCGGCCATGGGCATGCCTGGAATAATGCACCGAGCTGGCCATCTCAAGTTGCAAATGGTTTTGTCCCCATGCAGCATGGTGCTCCTGGATTTCACCCACCTGTACATCAGTTTCACCCCCCACCTATGTTTAACCTTAGGCCCCAAATGAAGTTGAGCCAAACTGGAGTTTCATATCCTATGCATGACACCGTTGACAGGTTTTCGCCCCACATTCGCCCATTTGGGTGGCCTAATCCGCTCGATGAATCATGCCCCCCTCACCTACAAGTTTGGAATGGGGGCACTGGTGTATTTGGTGGTGAACCTTATATGTATGGCAGGCAAGAATGGGATCAGAACAAGCTGCATGTCGGCAGCAGAGGGTGGGAGGCAACTGGTGATGCATTGAAGGGACAAAATGAATTGGCTGACACTGAATTTCCTGTTGCTAAAAAGGAGCTTGACTCTTTAGCAACCCCTGTTTCAGAGTCTTCAGGTGGACAATGCAATCTTAATCCTTTTGAGCAGAAAGAAGCAAACCATTTGGTTTCAGAAAAACGTGAAGCAAAGGGTGATGTCACAAGTGCTGTAAAAAGTTCTGATGCTCCCAGGGGAACAACACTCATGGCCTCCATGTTGTCAAGCAACGGTACTGCAGTATTTTCTAGAAACTATTTATCGAGAGTTAGTGTGTCGCATGATCTTGTTGAGTCGGAGTTGTACAAAAGGTGCACATCTCTGCTGGGAGACTTGGGCATAGCAAATGGTGGCCCTGATGTTGTTTGGAATGGCTCTATTCAG AAGAATGGAAATGCTGGAAAGATAAGTAGAGAACAGGGAAGCCCCAATCTGTTGGGTTTATTTTATGTGAAGAACAACGATGCAACTTTTCAG AGAGCTATGGCCCTTCACAAGAATCAGACAGAGAGAGCTGTGGCTCCTACCCAAGCGCAAACTGATGGGAAAATGGACTCAACACAAGAGAATAAGGAGGACACAGAAATGCTTGACCGTACTCCACTGAAGGAATTGACG